The following DNA comes from Chryseobacterium gallinarum.
GAAAAAGAGGTGACAAGAATTACCGACCTCATGCGGGAATTTGGATATTATAAATTCAATAACCTTAATGATGAAGTTTATTTTGTAGCAGATTCTTTAAAAAATAAAAAAAATGTACCGCTTACATTAGAGATTCATAAAGACTCTCTGGACAGCCGTTATAAAGTTTCTACATTTGGTAATATTGATGTAGCTATTGTGGATGAGCCTGGTGACTACCCTAAAAATACGGTTAAAGACAGCTTAAGAAGGATCAGATTCCATACTGTGAACGACAAATACAAAATTTCATCATTATGGAGAGCCATTATTCCGGATAACAGACAGATATTTGATCAAAAAAAGCTAGATGTTACCAAAAGAAATCTTTTGGCCATGAACAACTTCAGTATTGTAAAAGCAAGGGACTCTTTGAGACAAGGGGGAATGTCTGCTCCCAATGACAGTATTGTGGATGTTCTGTATGTGCTGAAACCGCTTCCGAAATATGAGCTGAAGGTAGGTTTGGATGGTAATTATTCTCAGATACTTAATCTGGGGGTCTCCCCTTCTGTAGATCTTACGACACGGAATGTTTTCAGAGGTGCGGAAAACCTTTCCACCAGTATTTCCGGTACATTCGGATCTATCAGAAGTACCGAGGATATTAATAAAAGATCTTTAGCTTATGAAATATCTGCACAGGCTTCGCTTAATTTTCCCCGACTGCTTCTACCTTTTAATTATTATAAGTTTATTCCTAAGAGGTACACGCCTACCTCATCCATTTTATTGGGATCTTCTATACAGACGAATATAGGTCTGGGAAGAGTCAATTTCAATACCGGATTAAATTATCAGGCCAACGTAAATGATCAGGTATACCACAAGCTTACCCTGTTCAATACCCAGGTCAGTTTGACTAAAAATAAAAATGCCTATTATGATTACTTCGTGAATGACAGGCTTGTAAAAGATGAAATATTTAATGATTATTTCACTTTCAGACCAGATATTGGAAATCAGTTGGCCAACGGGCAGCTTACTATAGATGAAGTTTCTCAGAGAATTTTAGAGGATACACAATATCAGCAAGGGCTCAACCAGCAGGGTAATGATCTTTTGACTACATTCAGAGGGAGTCTTATCAATAAGGAAAGACAGACGGAAGATGTTCTTATTTCTTCCATGATCTATAACTTTGTATATAGTGAAATTGGTAAAAAAGATTATCCCAATGCTTTTTATTTTAATGGGAAAGTTGAACTTGCCGGTAATATTTTAAGCCTGTTCAATAAAAGAAGCAATGACGGAGGAGTTATTTCAGGACCTCAAAAAACCATTTTCGGGATACCTTATGCACAGTTCGTAAAATTTGATATTGACGCAAGAAAGTATTTTAAATTTAACGGAAATCAGACATTGGTTCTTCGTCAGTTTATCGGGGTGGGTGTTCCCTACGGAAATTCTGAAGAAATGCCTATTATCAAATCCTATTTCAACGGGGGTTCCAATGATATCAGGGCATGGGTAGCATTCGGCGGACTAGGTCCTGCTGATTCCCAGGTAGATGAAAGGGTACGAACTTATATGACCAATGATGTAAAGCTTACTACTAATATTGAATACAGGATTCCATTCAATAATATGTATGAGGGAGCAATATTTACAGATATCGGAAATACCTGGAGCCTACGTAATCATCAGGATGCTCATAATGATCAATTTAAATTCGGGAAATTCTTAGGACAAATGGGTATCGGTAGTGGATTCGGATTACGGGTAAATGTAGCTTATATTACCTTCAGGCTGGATCTTGCTTACAAAATTTATGATCCTAATAAACCTGAAGGAGACCGATGGAGATTCAAAAACTTCCAGCCTTTCAAACCTACCCTTAATATCGCGTTCGGATATCCTTTCTAATCCGGGGAAACGCCTAAGATAAAATATACTACAGCAATTACACGGGCGAGGATTTCCCTCGCCTGATTTCTGTAAAAACTTTCAGGTTTAGTCACATCCTGGGCATCAAAACCCAAGGCATTCATGTCGTTATTTCTTGCAAAAAACAAGGCCCGAAGATTATGGTAGCCTTGTGAGACAATGATCACATTCTTCTTTTTGTAAACATCTTTACATCTGAGAATACTTTTATAGGTATTGAAACCCTTTGGATCTTCTATAATAATATCTTCAGGCACCCCTTCCTGATTGACCAAATAGTTTTTCATGGCAGCAGGTTCATTATATCCCTTGCTTTTTTCTCCGCTTACAATAATTTTTTTGATTTTCCCGTGATGATAAAGGAGCGCGGCAGCATCCATTCTTTTGGTAAAATAAGGATTGGATTGCCCTGATCTCATTTTAGGAGAAGTTCCCAGGACCAAAGCAATTTCCCGTGGAGGAATTTTGGATATTTTGGTGTAAGTACGCCCGTTGGTAAGCCCAAAAACCCAGACATTACAGAAACATATCAATAGAATTCCCAATTCTATTGATATACAACCTAGGTTAAATATGTTCCTGATAATTCTCAACTAAAATCAAAGTTAAGCTTTATTTTTCTACTTTTCACTATAGACATACAGGCCAGTATATGTCCCTGCATCTCTTCTTTTTCCGTAAGATATTCATTTTCCAGCAGTTCCACCTCTCCTTCTTCCAATAAACATTCACAGCTTCCACAAATCCCCGATTTGCAGGAATAAGGCACAGGAAAATTCTGAATCAAAAGCTGCTGTAAAATTTTATCTTTATTGTCCGGCAATTGTGTTGAATAATTTTTGCCCATCATTGTAAATTCCACTTCAATATTTTCAATGAGAGGAAATTCTTTCTCTACAGGATAAATATCATCATTGAATTCTTCGAAAAGTTCGAAATGAATATTTTTTTTAGGAATCCCATGATGGTAGCAGGCATTCGCCAGTGTTTTGATCATTTCTCCTTTTCCACAAATTAAAACTTCATCCACTGCATCCCAGATTGTAGATTCTTCATCCGTATCATCCAGATGCAGAATCTGATTGATGATCAGGCTTAATTTCTTTTCATCCAGCCTGCCATAGAAAAACTGATCACCCGTATTTTCCTGCGAAAAAAAATAAAAGATCTGTAGTCTGTCCCCACATGTTCTGGCAAGATTGTCCAATTGATCCCTGTAAACCAGATCTTCTGAACTTTTGTTTCCAAAGAATAAAAACAATCTCGTACGTGGCTCATTGTGAAGAATATTCTTGAAATGGCTCAAAATTGGTGTAATTCCAATTCCTGCCGCAAAAGCAACAATAGTTCTGAACTCACTTGGTTTGGATACTAAAGTAAATCTTCCTCCGGGTTCACTCACCAGCAGCTCGTCTCCCACGTTATAGTTCTGGTATAGCTGGGAAGTCGCTCCGTCAGGGGAGTTTACTTTTATCCCCAGTGATATTTTTCCTTCATAAGGAGCAGAGGTCATTGAATAATCATTGATTACTTCCTCTCCATGAGATTGAAATTTTACACTAACATACTGTCCGGCCTCAAACTTAAAATGGTCTTTCAGATTCTCGGGAATATCAAACTCCAGAGAAAAAGTATTTTTGGTCAGGTCTTCCTTTTTCGTTACTTTTAACGGATGAAACTGTGTCAGTTTCCCTTTATAGATTTGTTGTTCCATAACTTCAATTCAAAAATAGATAAAAAATAATTTATGAAGAAGATAATTTTATCCATCCTGATTTTAAGTGCAGTATACAGCTGTAAAAAGGAAAGCCAGAAAACGGATGCTGTAAATACTACAGACTCACTTTCTGTGACTCAAAATACGGCTGCTGAAGTTGTTCCTTATATTCCCAGGGAACTTTCCCCTGAAAATATCAGCCAGCACCTGGCAAAAAATAATGATACTTTATACGTAACTAATTTTTTTGCAACATGGTGTGGCCCTTGTATGAGAGAAATTCCAAGTTTCAAAGATAAAATGCAGGAATTAAAAGGAAAACCCGTAAAATTTACTTTCATCAACCTGGATGATAAATCGGATTGGAATGGAGCAGTTAAAAATTTTGCAATAGAAAATAATCTTGGTGGAAATATTATTCTATTGGATGGGCAAAAACTGGATCAAAACTTTTTTGCCAATAATTTCCAGCAATGGGACGGCGGCTCAATTCCTTTTACCTTCATGAGAAAAGGGGATAAAACGGATGAATATTTAGGAATGATGACGGAAGAAGTATTGAATTCGAAAATTGATGCTTTCTTAAAATAAATCTACAGAATACTTTCTGAACAATGTCAAAAAGGTTTAAAATCCTGTGTTTATTATTAATAGTTGCCATTATAGCAAGTGCAATTATTAATCTGAATACAGGATTTTTAAGTTTAGGATTCCAGGATTTTTTCCGGAATACCGATCATAGTCAAATTGCTGAAATCCGTGTCAACCGTGTATGGGTCATGATGTTAGCCGGCATTTCAATCCCCACATCAGGTTTTCTGATGCAGGAATACTTTCAAAATCCATTAGCAGGCCCGGATATATTGGGAATTACTTCTGTAGCCAGTCTATCTGTTGCTTTCTATATTTTCTTTTCACATGATATTCTTCTCCCTGAATTTCTGCAAAATAGTTTCCTGAGCCTGTCGGCAATCGGGGGAAGCCTGGTGTTGATGCTGGTGTTACTATCCATGTCTAATAAATTTCAGGATAAATCTTATCTCATTATTTTCGGGTTTCTGATGTCTGCTTTTGCAGGAGCTATTGTTTCTTTACTTCAATTTTATGCAGAAAATCAGAGTTTGAAAAACTATATTTTGTGGTCCTTCGGAGCCAATAATATGGTGAGCAGAAACCAGATTTATGTACTATTGATACTGGTTCTAACAGGATTATTCTTTTGTTTTAAAGCGATAAAACCTCTTATTGGTAATTCATTGGGTACTTCCTATGCACAAAGCTTAGGAGTAAATCTGAAGCAATTAAAATTGCTGATCATTGTAGCATCTTCTCTCCTCTCCGCCTCTATTACTGCTTTTTTAGGTCCTATTTTGTTTATTGGAATTATTGTCCCACACTTTTGCAGACTGATCTATAATCCTTCCCAATTATGGCAGCAATGGATTCTGAATATGTTTCTGGGAATGCTTATCATGTTGTTTTTCTCTGTTATCGCAGAAAAAACACAGATTCCATTGAATGTTATCAGCTCTGTATTTGGGATTCCTGTGATTCTGGGGATGCTATTGAAGCAGAATAAAATATAATTTTTTGTTTTGTTGAAAAACGCAAAGGCGCAAGGATTTTATCTCCGATAAAATTTAATAACGTACATAAAACATCGCACTTGCTGAAAATCTTTAATTTTCTTGCGTCTTAAAACATATCAGTTCAATCCATAAAGCTCAACTTTTAACCTATTTAAAAATGACAGGATGCAAGCTAGAACTGTTACTTAATTTTCAATCTGATGTTTTCAAAAATGGAGTCACGAGAGTTGTCAATCATTTATAATTAAAAAACAGAATAAAAATTCACAAAGTATAATCCTTGCATCTTAAAAATAGTATTTTTGTAAAACAATCTGCGCCATTGCGTTTTAGTCAAGATCAGGAATGCACCTACAAATCAAACAGGCCAATATCGGATACAACAAAACATTAATTTCAAATGCCAATGCTGAGTTGAAACTTGGTGATGTTTGCTTATTGATTGGTAATAACGGTGTAGGAAAAACCACTTTGATTAAATCTATTCTGCATCAGATTCCTTTGCTGGATGGAGAAATTTTGATCAATAATGAAAATGTAAAGAAACTTTCCGTCCAAGAAATCGCTGAAAACATTGCTATTGTTTTTTCAAAATCTGTGGTTCCACAGCATTATACCGTTCAGGATCTTATTTCATTAGGAAAGTATATCTACTATCCTTTTTATTTTGAGTTAAAAAAGGAAGACCGTGAAGAGGTTTTGCATATCATTGAAGAGCTGGATCTCCGGCAATATAAGGATACACTTCTCAAAAACCTTTCGGATGGTAACCTGCAAAAAGCATTTATCGGACGGGCAATTACTCAAAACGCTCCTGTTATTATACTGGATGAACCCACTACCCATCTGGATGAAAAGAATAAGATTATCATTCTCAAAACCCTCAGAAAACTTGCTAAAGAGCAAAATAAACTCATTTTATTTTCTTCTCATGACTGGCGATTGGCCAAAGAATTTGCCGATAAGATATGGTATGTGAAAAATACCCGATTGTATACAGGAATCGTGGAAGATATTTTATTGAAGCATAACGAACTTACCAATGCTTCTTTATTTCAAATAAACGAGAATTTTGTGGCGCCATATATCGTAGCACCACAGGTTTATAAAGAAATGCTGTATTCCCTGCTTCAAAAAAACTTTCAAAAAGACCTTTCTTCACTCCGTTTTGAATTGAAAAACAACTTTTGGATTATTACTAAAGATTACCATCAATACCAATGCGAATCTTTTGAAGAAATCGTTGATTACATCAAAAACATTCACTAATACTTCATTTTATTTGATTATTTCACATACTATGCATGCATAGTATTATGCTTATCATACAATTTAATCACCTTATTATCAGATTATTAACAAAATTTAACGTTAATAAATATTATGCATGCATAATATTTATTAAATTTGGGTAAAACCATTAGCGCATCAATGATGGATCATAACAAAGAAAAAATAGAAAACGTAGATTTAATTTTAAAACAGACCTGGTTGGCTGTTTCGAAAATGTACACAGAACTTGCCCAGGAGCATGATTCTACGGCTGTACAAGCCCTTACCCTTCTTAAAATTGATCCCAAAGAAGGGACCCGAAGTACAAATCTTGGCCCCAAGATGGCGATAGAACCGACTTCTTTAACAAGAATTATTAAACTTCTGGAAGATAACGGATACATCTATAAGGAAAAAACCACTACTGACAAACGGGAAGTGATCATAAAACTTACAGATAAAGGCCTAAACTCCAGAAATATGTCTAAGGAAGTTGTTGTCAACTTTAACAAAAAAGTAATGGAAAAGATTACTCCGGAGAAAATGGAAACCTTTAAAGAGGTCATGGCTGAAATCATGAAAATAGCCAACGAATTATTAAATAACAGAAAATAGATTATAATGAAACCGTATGGTTCATGTGACCTTATTTAAATACTAAAAATTTACATATGAAAAGAAGAATCAAACATGTAACGGTTCTTGGTTCAGGAATTATGGGAAGCGGTATCGCAGCACACTTTGCCAATATTGGTGTAGAAGTGTCACTTTTGGATATTGTTCCTTTTGAATTGACTGAAGCTGAACAGAAAAAGGGTTTGACCAAAGAAGACAAAGCAGTAAGAAACAGAATTGCTTCCGAAAACTTTGAAAAACTTAAAAAAGCAAGTCCTGCACTTCTTTACTCTCCAAAGTTTGCAGATAGAATCACAATAGGCAACTTCGATGATGACCTACCAAAAATAAAGAATACAGACTGGATTATTGAAGTAGTAGTTGAAAGACTTGATATCAAAAAATCTGTATACGAAAAAATTGAGCAATTCAGAAAACCGGGAACATTAATTTCTTCCAATACTTCGGGTATTCCTATCCACTTATTAACTGAAGGAAGGAGCGAAGATTTCAAAAAATACTTTGCAGGGACCCACTTCTTTAATCCGGTAAGATATCTTCCTCTTCTTGAGATTATTCCTACCAACGATACAGATCCTGAGATTGTAGATTTTTACATGAATTACGGAGCGAAATTCTTAGGTAAAACAACCGTTTTAGCAAAAGATACTCCGGCTTTCATCGCCAACAGAATCGGAGTATTCTCTATGATGGATCTTCTTCATAATGTACAGAAACTTGGACTTACGGTTTCTGATGTGGATAAACTGACAGGCCCTGTTATCGGGCGTCCAAAATCGGCAACATTCAGAACAGCTGATGTTGTAGGTCTTGATACTCTGGTAATGGTAGCCAATGGGGTACGCCAAAGTGGCGCAGAAGCCAATGATTTCAATGATGTGTTTGCACTTCCTCCTTATATCCAGAAAATGATGGATAATAAATGGCTGGGCTCAAAAACAGAACAAGGTTTCTATAAAAAAGTGAAAAATGCAGAAGGAAAATCTGAAATCCACGGATTAAATCTTGATACATTAGAATATGAACTTCAGGGAAAATCATCTTTCCCTACTCTGGAGTTAACAAAAACAATTGATAAACCCATTGACAGGTTCAAAGTACTGATCGGAGGTAAAGACAAAGCCGGCGAATTATACAGAAAATCATTAGGAGCATTATTTGCTTATGTTTCGCATAAAGTTCCAGAAATTTCTGATGAAGTTTATAAAATAGACGATGCCATGAGAGCCGGCTTCGGATGGGAAAATGGCCCGTTTGAAATCTGGGATGCTGTAGGTGTTCAAAAAGGAATTGAACTGGCCAAAGAAGCCGGGTATGAGGTTTCAGACTGGGTGAAAAATGTAGAAACCTTCTATAAAGTAAATGACGAAGGACAAAGCATCTATGTTGATAAAAACTCCGGAGAATACAACAAGATCCCTGGCCAGGACGCTTTCATTATACTGGATAACATCAGAAAAAATAAAACACTTTGGAGTAATTCAGGTGCTGCTATTGAAGATTTAGGTGACGGTATCATCAACTTTGAGATCCGCTCAAAAATGAACTCCCTTGGGGGAGAAGTCCTTGACGGATTAAACAGAGCCATTGACCTGGCAGAAAAAGAATACGACGGACTGGTAATAGGAAATCAAGGTGCCAACTTCTCTGTGGGAGCCAACCTTGCCATGATCCTTATGATGGCCATCGAACAGGATTGGGATGATTTAAACATGGCAATCGCTTACTTCCAGAAATCGATGATGAGAGTGCGCTACTCTTCTATTCCTGTAGTAGTAGCTCCTCACGGAATGACTTTAGGAGGCGGTTGCGAGATGACCATGCACGCAGACCGAGTGGTTGCCGCAGCAGAAACATATATCGGCCTTGTAGAGACAGGTGTTGGTGTAATACCCGGAGGGGGCGGAACTAAAGAGCTGACTTTAAGAACATCCAGGGAATTCCATAATGACGATGTTAAAAACAACAGGCTTCGTGATGCTTTCATGAATATTGCCATGGGAAAAGTGGCTACTTCTGCCTACGAAGCTTACGATATGGGAATCCTTGAAAAAGGAAAAGATATTGTTTCTGTAAGCAAAAACAGACAGATTGCTGAAGCTAAAAAAATAGCAAAACTTTTAGCAGAGCAAGGTTACACCCAACCTATTGAGCAAAAAGTAAAAGTTCTTGGTAAAGATGCATTAGGAATGTTCTACGTAGGAACAGACCAGATGTTAACAGGAAACTATATCTCTGAGCACGACAAGAAAATTGCAGATAAACTAGCCAACGTAATGGTAGGTGGAAATTTATCCGAACCAACAGTTGTTACCGAACAGTATTTATTGAACCTTGAAAGAGAGACTTTCCTTCAGCTTTGCGGTGAAAGAAAAACTCTGGAAAGAATTCAATACATGTTGCAAAACGGAAAACCTTTGAGAAACTAGCAGGGAGCTCCGTAGGAGCGGACTGTTAATAGCTGAATAATTAAGAATTACAGAGCCTCGTAGAGGCGACCTATTAATTTTTATGGCAAATACCTACACACAGATTTATCTTCAGATTGTTTTCGCTGTAAAAGGAAGGCAAAACCTGATTAGTAAAGGATATTAAAGCAGGCTCTTCAAAGTTCATCAATGAGAAAGGGTGGATAAATGGAAAGTTCAACTGGCAGGAAGGATACGGAGCTTTTTCTTATTCTAAAAGCAGTGTAGATTCGGTTATAAAATATATTTTGAATCAGGAAGAACATCATAAAAAGAAAACTTTCAAAGAAGAATACTTGGATGTAATGTCAAAATTTGAAATAGAATATGATCCAAAATATTTATTTGAATGGATTGAAGATTAACAGGTCGCTCCTACGGAGCTCCAAATTTACAAAACTTAAAAGCTATAAACAGGATACCTATACGAGGTTAAAATCTAACAAAATACTTTAATACAAAACAATGAAAACAGCATACATAGTAAAAGGATTCAGAACAGCAGTAGGAAAAGCGCCGAAAGGTTCCCTGCGTTTTACACGTCCCGATGTAATGGCGGCTACGGTTATTGAAAAATTAATGGCTGAGCTTCCTCAATTAGATAAAAACAGAATTGATGACCTTATTGTAGGAAATGCAATGCCGGAAGCTGAGCAAGGGCTTAATGTGGCAAGGCTGATCTCTCTGATGGGGTTAAACACGGATAAGGTTCCGGGAGTTACGGTAAACAGATACTGTGCTTCAGGAAGTGAGGCGATTGCGATTGCTTCTGCAAAAATCCAGGCCGGAATGGCTGATTGTATCATCGCTGGTGGTACCGAATCTATGTCGTACATCCCAATGGGTGGTTACAAGCCTGTACCTGAAACGGATATTGCTAAAACAAACCCTGATTATTACTGGGGAATGGGTTACACTGCAGAGGAAGTGGCTAAACAGTACAACATTACCAGAGAAGAACAGGATCAGTTTGCTTTTGAATCTCACATGAAAGCGTTGAAAGCGAATCAGGAAGGCAGATTTGCGAATCAGATTGTTCCGGTACCTGTAGAATATAACTTCCTGGATGAAAACCAGAAGATGCAGACAAAGAAATTTGATTTCTCAGTGGATGAAGGCCCAAGAGCGGATACTTCATTAGCAGGGTTAGCGAAGCTTAGACCTGTATTTGCCAACGGAGGAAGCGTAACAGCCGGAAACTCTTCTCAAATGAGTGACGGAGCTGCTTTCGTAATGGTAATGAGTGAAGAAATGGTAAAAGAATTGGGTTTACAGCCGGAAGCTAGATTAGTAGCTTATGCAGCAGCCGGGCTTGAACCAAGAATCATGGGGATGGGACCTGTCTATGCTATTCCAAAGGCGTTGAAACAAGCTGGTCTGGAATTAAAAGATATTGAATTGATCGAACTTAACGAGGCTTTCGCTTCCCAATCGGTTGCCATTAAAAAAGAATTAGGTTTAAATCCTGATATTTTAAATGTCAATGGAGGTGCCATTGCTTTAGGTCACCCACTTGGATGTACCGGAACAAAATTAACCGTTCAGCTTTTAGACGAAATGAGAAAACGTGGCAATAAGTATGGAATGGTTTCTATGTGTGTGGGAACCGGACAAGGTGCGGCTTCGATTTTTGAATTGTTATAGACTCTCTTTATGAATTGCAAACTCAAATTATTATTTCAGGCAACAGAAATTACCTAGAAATTTCTAAAACCGAAAAAATAGAAAATAAAATCATAGAACTACAGAGAATGATTTCTGGCTTTCAAAAGAATTTAATATTGTAAGTCTTTATTCTTTTCTCTTTGTTCTTTAATCTAAAAAAATAAAATAATATATGGCTACATTAAAAGGAGGGGAATTCCTGATCAAACAAATTCCTGCAAATGAAATTTTCAGTCTTGAAGAACTGAATGAAGAACAAAAAATGCTTCGTGATTCCGCGAAAGAATTTATAGATAGAGAGGTAGTGCCTCAGAGGGAACGTTTTGAAAAGAAAGATTATGCATTTACTGAAGAAACAATGCGTAAGCTTGGAGAAATGGGAATGCTGGGAATTGCAGTTCCTGAAGAATACGGGGGTCTTGGAATGGGCTTTGTAACCACTATGCTTGCTTGTGATTACCTTTCGGGAACTACAGGTTCATTAGCTACAGCTTATGGAGCACATACCGGAATCGGGACCCTTCCTATTGTTCTTTACGGAACTGAAGAGCAAAAGAAAAAATATCTTCCGGACCTGGCTACAGGAACAAAATTCGGGGCTTATTGCCTGACTGAACCGGATGCTGGTTCTGATGCCAACTCAGGAAAAACAAGAGCTAAACTTTCTGAAGACGGGAAACACTATATCATCAATGGTCAGAAAATGTGGATCTCTAATGCAGGTTTCGCAGATACATTCACATTATTTGCTAAAATTGATGATGACAAAAACATCACAGGTTTCGTTATCAACAGATCTGAGCTTGAAAATCCAGAGAGCTTAACTTTCGGAGAAGAAGAGCATAAATTGGGTATCCGTGCCTCTTCCACCCGTCAGGTTTTCTTCAATGATATGAAAGTTCCTGTAGAAAATCTTTTAGGAGAAAGAAATAACGGTTTTAAAATCGCATTAAATGCATTGAACGTAGGCCGTATCAAATTAGCAGCAGCATGTCTGGATGCACAAAGAAGAATCTTAAACCATTCTATTCAGTATTCTAATGAGAGAAAGCAGTTTGGAGTTTCTATCTCTACTTTCGGAGCCATCAGAAAGAAAATTGCTGAAATGGCAACGGGGGTGTTCGTAAGCGAGGCAGGTTCTTACAGGGCTGCTAAAAACGTTCAGGATAAGATTGATGAATTGGTAGCAGGCGGAATGGATCATCAGGCTGCAGAATTGAAAGGTGTTGAAGAATTTGCTGTAGAATGCTCTATTCTTAAAGTATTCGTTTCCGATCTTGCCCAGCATACTGCGGATGAAGGAATCCAGGTGTATGGTGGTATGGGATTCTCCGAAGATACTCCAATGGAAGCTGCATGGAGAGATTCAAGAATTTCAAGAATCTACGAAGGAACTAACGAAATCAACAGGCTATTGGCGGTAGGAATGCTGATCAAGAGAGCCATGAAAGGCGAGCTGGATCTTTTATCTCCTGCAATGGCTATCAGCAAAGAACTGATGGGCATTCCTTCTTTTGAAGTTCCTGATTATTCAGAATTCATGAGTGAGGAAAAAGCCATTATTGCTAATCTTAAGAAAGTATTCTTAATGGTTTCAGGAGCAGCCCTTCAGAAATATATGAC
Coding sequences within:
- the tamL gene encoding translocation and assembly module lipoprotein TamL — protein: MSCKHYKNSPQKYYKIISFATFVGLLYACSTTKKVPEGEYLLTKNNFEFEDKKEFFDEELKDYVQQKPNKKQLLFMPLSLAFYNMANPKYDTILNEYMTYPSEMRNQKLRDSLFIKYNMKSSIGKSLVLDRILHNWGTPPVILDQTRSEKSAESIKKRLIYRGFWDADVQYKHDLDTASKKAAVNYFIKHNEPTRIKDYYYNIPDLGIKGYYTANLNKSLIRSGNILDQTILEKEVTRITDLMREFGYYKFNNLNDEVYFVADSLKNKKNVPLTLEIHKDSLDSRYKVSTFGNIDVAIVDEPGDYPKNTVKDSLRRIRFHTVNDKYKISSLWRAIIPDNRQIFDQKKLDVTKRNLLAMNNFSIVKARDSLRQGGMSAPNDSIVDVLYVLKPLPKYELKVGLDGNYSQILNLGVSPSVDLTTRNVFRGAENLSTSISGTFGSIRSTEDINKRSLAYEISAQASLNFPRLLLPFNYYKFIPKRYTPTSSILLGSSIQTNIGLGRVNFNTGLNYQANVNDQVYHKLTLFNTQVSLTKNKNAYYDYFVNDRLVKDEIFNDYFTFRPDIGNQLANGQLTIDEVSQRILEDTQYQQGLNQQGNDLLTTFRGSLINKERQTEDVLISSMIYNFVYSEIGKKDYPNAFYFNGKVELAGNILSLFNKRSNDGGVISGPQKTIFGIPYAQFVKFDIDARKYFKFNGNQTLVLRQFIGVGVPYGNSEEMPIIKSYFNGGSNDIRAWVAFGGLGPADSQVDERVRTYMTNDVKLTTNIEYRIPFNNMYEGAIFTDIGNTWSLRNHQDAHNDQFKFGKFLGQMGIGSGFGLRVNVAYITFRLDLAYKIYDPNKPEGDRWRFKNFQPFKPTLNIAFGYPF
- a CDS encoding SanA/YdcF family protein gives rise to the protein MGILLICFCNVWVFGLTNGRTYTKISKIPPREIALVLGTSPKMRSGQSNPYFTKRMDAAALLYHHGKIKKIIVSGEKSKGYNEPAAMKNYLVNQEGVPEDIIIEDPKGFNTYKSILRCKDVYKKKNVIIVSQGYHNLRALFFARNNDMNALGFDAQDVTKPESFYRNQAREILARVIAVVYFILGVSPD
- a CDS encoding ferredoxin--NADP reductase, whose translation is MEQQIYKGKLTQFHPLKVTKKEDLTKNTFSLEFDIPENLKDHFKFEAGQYVSVKFQSHGEEVINDYSMTSAPYEGKISLGIKVNSPDGATSQLYQNYNVGDELLVSEPGGRFTLVSKPSEFRTIVAFAAGIGITPILSHFKNILHNEPRTRLFLFFGNKSSEDLVYRDQLDNLARTCGDRLQIFYFFSQENTGDQFFYGRLDEKKLSLIINQILHLDDTDEESTIWDAVDEVLICGKGEMIKTLANACYHHGIPKKNIHFELFEEFNDDIYPVEKEFPLIENIEVEFTMMGKNYSTQLPDNKDKILQQLLIQNFPVPYSCKSGICGSCECLLEEGEVELLENEYLTEKEEMQGHILACMSIVKSRKIKLNFDFS
- a CDS encoding TlpA family protein disulfide reductase, which encodes MKKIILSILILSAVYSCKKESQKTDAVNTTDSLSVTQNTAAEVVPYIPRELSPENISQHLAKNNDTLYVTNFFATWCGPCMREIPSFKDKMQELKGKPVKFTFINLDDKSDWNGAVKNFAIENNLGGNIILLDGQKLDQNFFANNFQQWDGGSIPFTFMRKGDKTDEYLGMMTEEVLNSKIDAFLK
- a CDS encoding FecCD family ABC transporter permease, giving the protein MSKRFKILCLLLIVAIIASAIINLNTGFLSLGFQDFFRNTDHSQIAEIRVNRVWVMMLAGISIPTSGFLMQEYFQNPLAGPDILGITSVASLSVAFYIFFSHDILLPEFLQNSFLSLSAIGGSLVLMLVLLSMSNKFQDKSYLIIFGFLMSAFAGAIVSLLQFYAENQSLKNYILWSFGANNMVSRNQIYVLLILVLTGLFFCFKAIKPLIGNSLGTSYAQSLGVNLKQLKLLIIVASSLLSASITAFLGPILFIGIIVPHFCRLIYNPSQLWQQWILNMFLGMLIMLFFSVIAEKTQIPLNVISSVFGIPVILGMLLKQNKI
- a CDS encoding GxxExxY protein; protein product: MSSIHKAQLLTYLKMTGCKLELLLNFQSDVFKNGVTRVVNHL
- a CDS encoding ABC transporter ATP-binding protein → MHLQIKQANIGYNKTLISNANAELKLGDVCLLIGNNGVGKTTLIKSILHQIPLLDGEILINNENVKKLSVQEIAENIAIVFSKSVVPQHYTVQDLISLGKYIYYPFYFELKKEDREEVLHIIEELDLRQYKDTLLKNLSDGNLQKAFIGRAITQNAPVIILDEPTTHLDEKNKIIILKTLRKLAKEQNKLILFSSHDWRLAKEFADKIWYVKNTRLYTGIVEDILLKHNELTNASLFQINENFVAPYIVAPQVYKEMLYSLLQKNFQKDLSSLRFELKNNFWIITKDYHQYQCESFEEIVDYIKNIH
- a CDS encoding MarR family winged helix-turn-helix transcriptional regulator, whose protein sequence is MDHNKEKIENVDLILKQTWLAVSKMYTELAQEHDSTAVQALTLLKIDPKEGTRSTNLGPKMAIEPTSLTRIIKLLEDNGYIYKEKTTTDKREVIIKLTDKGLNSRNMSKEVVVNFNKKVMEKITPEKMETFKEVMAEIMKIANELLNNRK